The stretch of DNA TTCAGTCAGTTCATCGGCGGCGTCATCAATATCATCAATGTCATCGGCGACGCCTTCCAGGTCAGCTGCGTCCAGCCCGAGTTCTTCACTCAAGCCCGCTAGGTCATCGTCAAGACTAGCGTCTTCCAGGTCGACGCCTTCCAGGTCTTCCATCATATCGGGGTCGAGCGCCATGTCTTCGAGACCCGATTCTTGCAGCGTGTCCATTCCCTCGAGGCCGTCATCGCTTACTTCATCCTCATCGGGCATGTAATCATCAATGGCATCGAGTTCCGGCGCCGAGAGGTCATCCTGTTCGCTTGCAGGCTCTGGCTCTTCTTGTTGTTCAAAGGGAGAGCGGCTTTTTGTTTCTTTGGGGACGGAAGTAGAAAAGAACGTATTTAATTCGTCAGGCGTGTATTCGCTGTTTTTTAGCGTCCGGGCCAAATTTTTGGCTTTTGAGAACATGCGGGAGAAAAGCGAGGGCGGTTTGTCAAACGACGATTCCAGCGTAATCTGGCGCGGGATGTTGCTTTCAGAGAACCCGGCGGAACTCGCGCCAAGCGCTTGAGTAACGGCTTCATCGTCGACAATGGGGTCGTCGGTAAGTTGGCGGCGCCCTTTGCCGGAGATCATTGACTGGGGCAACTCGCCGTTGTCGACCATTACTTCGACCAGGCGTTGCTCAAGCAACGAGTCGACCTCTGTCATGGGGTCGTCTACGTCATAACCGGCCGATTTCATGGCGCGCAGAATGGTCTCCGACCGCACGCCTAATTCAAGCGCCAGTTCTAACGCAGTTTTTGAACCATCCATTGGTCCAGCCGCCATTTGTTCTGGTCCTTCCGGTTTATGAACCGGTTTGCATCATGACCGGCGCGTCGCCAGTCTTTTTGTATTCGTTCAGTTTATTTCGTAACGTTCGAATGCTGATGCCTAAAATTTCCGCCGCCCGGGTGCGATTGTTTTGCGTATGCTCAAGCGTTTTGAAAATCAGCTGCTTTTCCATTTCCGCCACAGTCAGCCCGACTTCCATCGTGTTAACGGGCGCCGCCGAATCTCCGACGCTGTTCGAGACGACGTCGGCAGATAAATGTTGAATTTGAATCATCGGCGTTTTGCATAAAACCACAGCGCGCTCCAAACAATTTTGCAGTTGCCGTACGTTGCCCGGCCAGTTATACCGGATTAACGCCTGTTCAACTTCGGGAACGGCCCCGCTGATCTTTTTGTTCATCTGCTGATTGTATTGCTGAATAAAATGATTTGCCAATTCTAAAATGTCGCCTTTTCTCTCTCTCAAGGGCGGGAACTCAATCGTGACGACATTGAGGCGGTAATAGAGGTCCTCACGAAACTCGCCTTTTTCGATGGAATCGTGCAAGTTGCGGTTGGTGGTCGCCATGACCCGTACGTCAACCGAAACCGGCTCGCGTCCGCCCACTTTGTCAACTTCTTTCTCTTGCAAAACGCGCAGCAACTTCGCTTGCAATTTGGGGCTCATTTCCGACACTTCGTCCAGCAAAATTGAGCCGCCGTCAGCCAGGACGAATTTCCCCTCATTCGAGCGGATCGCCCCGGTAAACGAGCCTTTCTCGTGCCCGAACAGTTCGCTTTCGAGCAATTCTTCTGAAATGGCCGCGCAGTTCACTTTGATAAAGCGTTTGTGCCGCCGAGAACTGTGATAATGAATCGCGCCCGCGATCAGTTCTTTACCGGTCCCGCTCTCTCCTTGAATCAAGACGGTGCTGGGGGTCGGCGCGACGGTTTTAATCAATTCAAAAATTTCCTGCATTTTTCCGTCGGAGCCGATGATGGTATCCAACCCATAACGTAGGCCCGCCGCTTCGCGCAGATGTTTGTTTTCCTTTTTAAGATCGGCGACTCCAAGGCATTTATTGATGATGATTTTTAATTCTTCGACGTCAAACGGCTTTTTTAAATAATCAGCGGCGCCCAGTTTCATCGCGGAAACCGCGCTTTCGACGGTGGAGTGCGCCGTTAACATGATCGCTTCAATGCTTTCAGATATCTCTTTGAGTTTGGCCAGCGTTTCGATGCCGTCCATGCCGGGCATTTTTATGTCGCACAATACCAGGTCGGGGACGTCGTCTTGGGCCAGGGCGACGCCTTCTTCGCCGCTGCCCGCCGTACGGACGTCAAACCCTTCGCCTTTGAGCACCCGGAACAGCAAGTTCTGGATGCCCACTTCATCATCAATGACTAACAGTTTCGTTTGCGGCATTATGTTCCCTCAATGGTTTCATCGGCGGCTGGCAAAAATACCCAAAAGCGGGCGCCGTCGCCGATTGTGCTTTCCACTCGAATAAACCCGCCGTGCTCTTCAACAATACGATTGGTTAATGATAGACCTAACCCGGTTCCCGAACTCTTGGTCGTGAAAAACGGGTCAAACAAACGGTCGATGATATTTTTGGGGATCCCCGGGCCGTTGTCAGCGACTTCGGCGACGACAAACGGTTTCAGCGGCGCGTCCGGCGCAAGGCGCTCTTCTTTTTGCGAGAACCGGACTTGAACTGTCCCACCGCTACTCATCGCCTCCGCAGCGTTGACGAACAGGTTGATGAACACCTGTTTGATGCGGTCAACGTCAACCCGAATCGTGGCGCGGGCGTCGCTGTCTGCGATCTCAATTTTAACGCCGGAGTCGTCCAGTTTGTCCGCTAAAAAGGTCGCGACGGATTGCACGGTCTCATGCAGCGTAACCGTTTGCTGTTCAGGAGAAATCGGCTTCGCCATATTGAGCAAATTGTCGGTCAGGCGGCTCAGGCGGTCAATTTCTCGAATCAAATTATCTGAAAATTCCGTGATGAATTCTTCGTCATCTTTATTTGAGGGGAGAATCTGCAAATAGCCGCGAATGGTGGTCAGCGGGTTGCGCATTTCGTGGGCGACGCCCGCCGCCAGTTCGCCCAATGCGGTCAGGCGGTCTTGGCGTCGCGCTTGTTCTTCTAACAGGCGCTCCACGCTGTAGTCTGTGAACAGGCACGTATAGCCAATCGCCTCGCCTTTTCGGTCTAACAGGGGAGAGAAGCGCCCCCGCGCATAGACCGGCTCGCCATGGGTATTGGCGAAATGCAACTCGCAACGCCCCTCTTGAATCGAATGGGCGAGATAGTCGGCGAAGGCCGGCGCGCAAATCGGCAGAAATTCGCGAAAGGATTGTCCTGAGGCGGTGCGCGATTCGATTTCGAATAGGCGTTCTGCTGCGCGATTGCAAGTCAGGATGTTTTCATCTTTATCCAGAGTGATTAAGGCTTCGGTGATGGAATTATAGATATTGTAGGGATCAATCTCACGAAAGCGTTGTTCGAGACGTTCAAAGGCAAGCCGCAGTTTTTCGGTATTTTGGTTATATTGGGCATAGAGTTGCTTGAGCGCGTCTACATCAATAGACCCGCTTTCCACGCCTACGGCTGCATGGTCCTGCAGAAAATCTTGCTTCACATTACCCTCAACCTGGATCGTTCAACCCGTTTGGCTGCAACGGTGAAAACCCGGGAAATTAAAAAAGATCAGTCAGTCTATTTCGTCTTATCAATATAACGCGGCGGTCGGACGTCTAGATTGCTGTAGTACGCCTTCGCGCTTTTTTTTTCTTTTTGCAAGTTCAACAACTGCTGGTTGATTGCGCTCATCTTGTCGCGTATGCCAACCGTGATCTCGTCTTCCAGCCGTTTTAATTCATCAATCAATGCCAGCAGCGCCTCTTTGGCTTCGGCTGCGGGCTTTCGTTCGTCTTCACTGTAGGAGGTATGTACCTCTTCCCAAGACGATTTGATGGGCTGGTGGGTTTCTTCAAGCGCTTGGGCTTGTTGAATCCACTCCCATTTCTCGTTCATCAACCGCGCAATTTGTTCGGTATCTTGTTTTTTTTCTTCAATCAATTCTATTTGCGCTTTTGAGAGCGCAAGAATTTTGTCATAGACCGTTTTTTCTTCTGCAAACGCGCTTTCTAACTGCTTCAGTAGGTCAAGATTTTGCATGGAGTGTTATGGGGAGCCTCCACTCTCGCTAGAAACCATTTTAGACAAAAATACGTATCTCTCGCTGTGAGTATAGGTTATATAAAAAAACCAGTCAAGGAAAAATTTTCCGCTTTTTGGATTTTGTAACATTCTTTCTTCAGCTTGTTACAACCTGCCCAACATCTCGACTGCAACGATCATATATATGCTTCGGCAGCCTGGGAAAAGAGTTGACTTTTCAATGATATTTTCACAGATAATTGTTTACTTGATGATGCATTAAGGCGGTTGATTACTGACCAATGAGACTATTTATAAAATCCTGAATCCCCCCTGCCCCCCTTTCAATAAGGGGGGTGGCGCTGCAAGCGCCGGGGGGATAAAAGTAGAGCAAGTTGAATCCGCGAGTTAGAATTTCTAAGTTTTTCGTTGAAAGCCTTGGCGCGTTGTGAGCGCC from Candidatus Hinthialibacter antarcticus encodes:
- a CDS encoding ATP-binding protein encodes the protein MKQDFLQDHAAVGVESGSIDVDALKQLYAQYNQNTEKLRLAFERLEQRFREIDPYNIYNSITEALITLDKDENILTCNRAAERLFEIESRTASGQSFREFLPICAPAFADYLAHSIQEGRCELHFANTHGEPVYARGRFSPLLDRKGEAIGYTCLFTDYSVERLLEEQARRQDRLTALGELAAGVAHEMRNPLTTIRGYLQILPSNKDDEEFITEFSDNLIREIDRLSRLTDNLLNMAKPISPEQQTVTLHETVQSVATFLADKLDDSGVKIEIADSDARATIRVDVDRIKQVFINLFVNAAEAMSSGGTVQVRFSQKEERLAPDAPLKPFVVAEVADNGPGIPKNIIDRLFDPFFTTKSSGTGLGLSLTNRIVEEHGGFIRVESTIGDGARFWVFLPAADETIEGT
- a CDS encoding sigma-54 dependent transcriptional regulator, with the translated sequence MPQTKLLVIDDEVGIQNLLFRVLKGEGFDVRTAGSGEEGVALAQDDVPDLVLCDIKMPGMDGIETLAKLKEISESIEAIMLTAHSTVESAVSAMKLGAADYLKKPFDVEELKIIINKCLGVADLKKENKHLREAAGLRYGLDTIIGSDGKMQEIFELIKTVAPTPSTVLIQGESGTGKELIAGAIHYHSSRRHKRFIKVNCAAISEELLESELFGHEKGSFTGAIRSNEGKFVLADGGSILLDEVSEMSPKLQAKLLRVLQEKEVDKVGGREPVSVDVRVMATTNRNLHDSIEKGEFREDLYYRLNVVTIEFPPLRERKGDILELANHFIQQYNQQMNKKISGAVPEVEQALIRYNWPGNVRQLQNCLERAVVLCKTPMIQIQHLSADVVSNSVGDSAAPVNTMEVGLTVAEMEKQLIFKTLEHTQNNRTRAAEILGISIRTLRNKLNEYKKTGDAPVMMQTGS